The Puniceicoccus vermicola sequence CTTGGGGAACCTTGATGTCAGTGGCGATGAAAGCGAGCATGGTCGCCATATTCGGCTCGATCATTCCGGCTCCCTTTGCAACTCCAGCGACGGTATAGCGTTTGCCCTCGGACTCAATGCGGACCGTGACCGTCTTAGGCCGGGTGTCTGAAGTCAGAATCGCTTTGGCAAAGTCGTGACCTCCGGCTGAGTCGCGGGTAACTCGTTTTGCCGCTTCGCGGATGCCTTTTTCAATCTTTGGCATCGGCAGGGAGCGTCCAATACGGCCGGTGGAAGCGACAAAGACGCTTTTTGCCGGGAGGCTGAGGGCCTCGCGGGTGCAGTCAGCCATAGCGGCGCAATCCTGCTTGCCCTGTTCACCGGTGCAAGCGTTCGCGTTGCCACTGTTGACGACAATGCCGTGGAAAGCCTGGGTCGGGGAGAGCAGCGACTTGCAGAAGTGGACCGGCGCGGCGGAGACGTCGTTCTGCGTAAAGACGCCTGCCCCTGTGCAGACCGCTTCGCTGAGAATGATGCCCAGGTCGAGGCGGTCGGCGCCAGTTCCGCGGATGTCGCTGGAGACTCCGGAGGCGGAAAATCCGGGGACATCGGTGATGCCCGGGCTTTGTTCT is a genomic window containing:
- the argJ gene encoding bifunctional glutamate N-acetyltransferase/amino-acid acetyltransferase ArgJ is translated as MKLTIKEQSPGITDVPGFSASGVSSDIRGTGADRLDLGIILSEAVCTGAGVFTQNDVSAAPVHFCKSLLSPTQAFHGIVVNSGNANACTGEQGKQDCAAMADCTREALSLPAKSVFVASTGRIGRSLPMPKIEKGIREAAKRVTRDSAGGHDFAKAILTSDTRPKTVTVRIESEGKRYTVAGVAKGAGMIEPNMATMLAFIATDIKVPQATLQATLTRAVHGSFNRISVDGDMSTNDTVLLLANGSSGDSIHDDANLLDAFHKAVGEVCSRLARMIVADGERISHVVDLHIKGAKNEEDAEKVARAIGNSLLVKTSWFGNDPNWGRIVDAAGYARIGLDYDQLNLHYGDIPVLVKGTPVEENLPQWKAEVSNREFSITLDLGMGKKDYHLLTADLTEGYVNFNKSE